The proteins below are encoded in one region of Hordeum vulgare subsp. vulgare chromosome 3H, MorexV3_pseudomolecules_assembly, whole genome shotgun sequence:
- the LOC123439421 gene encoding LOB domain-containing protein 41-like, which produces MRMSCNGCRVLRKGCGEGCTIRPCLEWIRSPDAQANATVFLAKFYGRAGLLNLLAAVPDAGLRPPLFRSLLYEACGRMVNPVYGSVGLLWSAQWEACQAAVEAVLKGRPIVRVSSDAPLAPCDIRHVAKPDRPAAAGTLPGVSRAGRTRFKRASSSTAKTKSSFSDANKHDDGLDQAPSHEESAGSHVEDGGMAVEQAREEESSEGTEVDAGSHVSQAEHSPAPPVAKDEEAHGDEIGLELTLGIQTVAPRLVVRSPPACFGASSSNAQSSHIGLLLELPVS; this is translated from the coding sequence atgcggaTGAGCTGCAACGGGTGCCGGGTGCTGCGGAAGGGGTGCGGCGAGGGCTGCACCATCCGGCCCTGCCTGGAGTGGATCCGGAGCCCCGACGCGCAGGCCAACGCCACCGTCTTCCTCGCCAAGTTCTACGGCCGCGCCGGGCTGCTcaacctcctcgccgccgtccccgACGCCGGCCTCCGCCCGCCGCTCTTCCGCTCGCTGCTCTACGAGGCGTGCGGCCGTATGGTCAACCCCGTCTACGGCTCCGTCGGCCTGCTCTGGTCCGCCCAGTGGGAGGCCTGCCAGGCCGCCGTCGAGGCCGTGCTCAAGGGCCGCCCCATCGTCCGGGTCTCCTCCGACGCCCCCCTCGCGCCGTGCGACATCCGCCACGTCGCCAAGCCCGACCGCCCTGCCGCGGCCGGCACGCTCCCCGGCGTCTCGCGCGCCGGCCGCACCAGGTTCAAGCGCGCGTCCTCCTCCACGGCCAAGACCAAGAGCAGCTTCTCCGACGCCAACAAGCACGACGATGGGCTCGACCAAGCGCCGAGCCACGAGGAGTCGGCCGGCAGCCACGTCGAAGACGGCGGCATGGCAGTCGAGCAGGCGAGGGAAGAAGAGTCGTCCGAGGGCACGGAGGTCGACGCGGGCTCGCACGTGAGCCAAGCAGAGCACAGCCCCGCGCCGCCGGTGGCCAAGGACGAGGAGGCACATGGCGACGAAATCGGGCTGGAGCTGACGTTGGGGATCCAGACGGTCGCACCGCGGCTGGTGGTGAGGTCGCCGCCGGCATGCTTCGGCGCCAGCAGCTCGAACGCCCAGTCCAGCCACATCGGCCTGCTGCTTGAGCTGCCGGTGTCATAG